The genomic segment AAACGATCCGCACCGCGCTCGCCATGGGCGCCGACCGCGGCATTCTGGTCAAGCACGACGAGACGGTCGAGCCGCTCGCCGTCGCCAAGATCCTGAAAGGCATCGTCGAGGAGGAGGCGCCGGGCCTCGTCATCCTCGGCAAGCAGGCCATCGACGACGACAGCAACCAGACGGGCCAGATGCTCGCCGCCCTGCTCGGCTGGCCGCAGGCGACCTTCGCCTCCGAGCTGGAGCTCGAGGACGGCCACGCCAAGGTGACCCGCGAGATCGACGGCGGCCTGCAGGTCATCCGCGTGAAGACGCCCTGCATCCTCACCACCGACCTGCGCCTCAACGAGCCGCGCTATGCCTCCCTGCCCAACATCATGAAGGCGAAGAAGAAGCCGATCGACGAGAAGGCGCCGGCCGATTTCGGCGTCGACTGCGCGCCGCGGCTGACGGTGCTCGACACCGCCGAGCCGCCGAAGCGCCAGGGAGGCGTCAAGGTCTCCTCCGTGACCGAACTCGTCGACAAGCTGAAGAACGAAGCGGGAGTGATCTGACCATGGCCGTTCTCTTGATTGCCGAACACGACAATTCGGAAGTGAAGGACGCGACCCACAAGGCGCTCGCCGCGGCGAAGGAGCTCGGCGGCGACATTCACGTGCTGGTCGCCGGCAAGGATTGCGGCGCGGCGGCCGATCAGGCGGCGAAGCTCGACGGCGTCGCCAAGGTTCTGAAATGCGACGACGCCATGTTCGAGCGTCCGCTGGCGGAGCCCATGGCCGCGCTCATCGTCGGGCTTGCCGACGGCTACGACACGCTGATCGCGCCCGCCACGACCAACGGCAAGAACTACATGCCGCGCGTCGCCGCCCTGCTCGACGTGATGCAGATCTCCGACATCACCGCGGTCAAGTCGCCGACCAGCTTCGAGCGTCCGATCTATGCCGGCAATGCCATCCAGACGGTGGAGACGAGCGACGCCAAGAAGGTGATCACCGTGCGCACCGCCGCCTTCCAGCCCGTCGGCGAGGGCGGCTCGGCGTCGCTCGAGGACGTCGCCGCGCCCGAGAATCCGGGCCTGTCGGAATATATCGAGGAGAACCTCACCAAGTCCGACCGGCCGGAGCTGACCTCCGCCCGGATCGTGATCTCCGGCGGCCGCGGCATGCAGTCCGGCGACAACTTCCATATGCTGGAAAAGGTCGCCGACAAGCTCGGCGCCGCCGTCGGCGCGAGCCGCGCGGCCGTCGATGCGGGCTTCGTGCCGAACGACTATCAGGTCGGCCAGACCGGCAAGGTCGTCTCCCCGGAGCTCTATGTCGCGGTCGGCATTTCCGGCGCGATCCAGCATCTCGCCGGCATGAAGGACTCCAAGGTTATTGTCGCCATCAACAAGGACGACGAGGCGCCGATCTTCCAGGTGGCCGATTACGGCCTCGTCGCCGACCTGTTCCAGGCGGTGCCGGAACTGGAGGAGGAGCTTTCGAAGGCCGGTTATTGACGCCGGCTCTTCGCAAGTGCAAAAAGCGATGGTTGTAAGGGGCGGGGAGCCGCGCTAGGCTCCCCAATCCTCGCCCTTTCCGGGCAGGGTTAAGCAGGTCGGATAACGACTTCATCAGCGCGCGAGTGGTGGGAAAAATGGAAATCCGCAAGGTCGGTGTAATCGGCGCCGGGCAGATGGGCAACGGCATCGCCCATGTCTGTGCAGTGGCCGGCTTCGATGTCGGCCTCAACGACATCTCCCGCGAGCGCATCGAATCCGCGCTGGCCACGATCAACGGCAATCTCGCCCGCCAGGCCCGCGGCGGCAAGATCTCCGAGGAGGCCCGCAAGGCGGCGCTCGACCGCATTTCCATCGTGGACACCTATGAAGGTCTCGCCGACTGTGACCTGATCATCGAGTCCGCCGTCGAGGAGGAGGAGATCAAGCGCAAGATCTTCTCCGAGCTCTGCCCGGTCCTCCCCGAGACGACGCTGATCGCGACGAACACCTCGTCGATCTCGATCACCAGGCTCGCCGCCTCCACCGACCGGCCCGAGCAGTTCATGGGCATCCACTTCATGAACCCGGTGCCGGTCATGGAGCTCGTCGAGCTCATCCGCGGGATCGCCACCGACGACGAGACCTTCACCAGCGCGCGCGAATTCGTCGCCAAGCTCGACAAGACCGCGGCTGTGGCGGAGGATTTCCCGGCCTTCATCGTCAACCGCATCCTCCTGCCGATGATCAACGAGGCGGTCTATACGCTCTATGAGGGCGTCGGCACGGTGGAGGCCATCGACACCGCCATGCGGCTCGGCGCGCATCACCCGATGGGGCCGCTGGAGCTCGCCGACTTCATCGGGCTGGACACCTGCCTGTCCATCATGCAGGTGCTCTATGAGGGGCTCGCCGATTCCAAGTACCGCCCCTGCCCGCTTCTGGTGAAATATGTCGAGGCCGGCTGGCTCGGCCGCAAGACCCAGCGCGGCTTCTACGACTATCGCGGCGAGACACCCGTCCCCACGCGCTAGATCGGCGGACCGCCTTCCCCCGTCAGCCCGGGCTTGTCCCGGGCATTCGCGGTCGCGCGTTCACCTCTCCGCGGCGAACTCTTCGAGAAGGCGCCCGAAATCCTCCGGCGGCGGGAAGCCCTCATAGCTGTGCCGGGCCGGGGTTCGCGCCCAGGCAAGCTTCTCTGCCGTCATGGTCTCGATGAAGGGCCGGCTCCATGCCGGATCGTCGAGCATGGTGGAGCGCACATTGACCAGCCCGTCCAGCCCCGCGATCTCCGTGAACATCCACGTCTTGCAGTCGGGACAGAAATAGTGGTCGATCTGCGGGCTCATCGCACCGCCCTTGACCGGCTCGCCTCCCATGACGCGGAACGCCTGCGCCGGCACCATGGCGGACAGGGAGAAGGCGCTCGCGCTCATGCGCTGGCAGCCGCGGCAATGGCAGGCCGACGTCATGACGGGCGGCGCGGAAATCTCCAGACCGATACGCCCGCAGCGGCAGGCGCCGGCGAGCGGCATATGTGCGGCGGTCATGGGTCGGACCCTCCGGATTTCGTTTCGGGACTGCCCGGCCCCTGACGGCCCGGGCGGGGTGGGGCGTGCGGTGGTCCCGCCGTCCGCGGACAGGGGCGGCGGACCCGGACGAAACTATTCGGCCGTCTTGCCGTCCGCGATCACCGCGGAGACGAGCGCCTTGGCCTCTTGCGAATCCCACACGGCCGGCCCCATGAGACGGCCGAGCTCGTGGCCCTGCCGGTCGATCAGCAGCGTGGTCGGAAGGCCGGGCGCCATCAGCGCGTTGAGGATCTTCGTCGACGGGTCCTGATAGAGCGCGAGGTTCGTCGCGCCGACCTCCTCCAGGAACGGCCCGGCGACCTTGCCGCCCTCGCGGTCGATGCTGACCGCGACGACCTCGAAATCCTCCCCGCCGAGCTCCTTCTGGAGCTTGGCGAGCGCCGGCATCTCCTCCCGGCACGGCGCGCACCATGTGGCCCACAGATTGAGCAGCACCACGCGGCCGCGCCAGTCCTTCAGCGTGCGCGGCCCGCCCTCGGCGTCCTTGAAGGAAATCTCCGGCACCGGCGCCGGCGTCTCCTTCACCACGAAGGCGCTGACCGCGCCGCTGGCGAGCGCCGGGTCGAGGGGTTCGGCATCGCCCGCTGCGACCGCGGGACCATCCGCGCCATTGCGCTCGGGCGCGGACATCAGGTAAAGGGCAGCACCAACGGCGACGATGGCGACCGCCGCCAGGCTGAGCATGGCAATCCGGAATTTCCGGCGCGGATTTTCCTGTTCGGGCATTGTGCTCAATAATCCGTGTACAGAGACCGAGAAGAGGATTTCACGTGACCAATCGGATGTGGGGAGGCCGGTTCGCCGGCACACCGAGCGAGATCATGGAGGAGATCAACGCCTCCATCGCCTTCGACCAGCGTTTCTTCGCCCAAGATATCGCCGGTTCCAAGGCGCACTGCGCGATGCTTGCCGAGACCGGCATCATCTCCGCCGAGGATGCCGCGGAGATTACAGGCGGACTGGACCGGATACAACGCGACATGGAGGCCGGCGCGTTCACGTTTTCGCGCGCGCTGGAGGACATCCACATGAATATCGAGGCGCGCCTGGCGGAGCTCATCGGCCCCGCCGCCGGCCGGCTCCACACCGCACGCTCGCGCAACGACCAGGTGGCGACCGACTTCCGCCTCTATGTGCGCGACACCGTCGACCATCTCGACGAACAGCTCGCCGGCCTCCAGCGCGCGCTGGCCAAGAAGGCCGCCGCCCATGCCGACACGATCATGCCGGGCTTCACCCATCTCCAGACGGCCCAGCCGGTCACCTTCGGCCATCACTGCCTCGCCTATGTGGAGATGGCCGCGCGCGACCGCGGCCGGTTCGCCGACGCCCGCAGGCGGATGAACGAATCGCCGCTCGGCGCGGCCGCCCTTGCGGGGACCTCCTTCCCCATCGACCGCGACATGACGGCGCGGACGCTCGGCTTCGACGCGCCCATGCGCAATTCGCTCGATGCCGTGTCCGCGCGCGACTTCGTGCTGGAGACGCTCGCCACCGCGGCCATCGCCGCCACCCATCTCTCGCGCTTCGCAGAGGAGCTCGTGATCTGGTCGTCGGCGCAGTTCCGCTTCGTCAGGCTGTCCGACCGCTTCACCACCGGCTCCTCCATCATGCCGCAGAAGCGCAATCCGGACGCTGCGGAGCTGGTGCGCGCCAAGGCCGGCCGCGTCATCGGCGCGCTCGCCACCCTCATGGTGGTCATGAAGGGCCTCCCGCTCGCCTATTCGAAGGACATGCAGGAGGACAAGGAGCCCGCCTTCGACGCGCTCGACACGCTCTCGCTCGCCATCGCCGCCATGACCGGCATGGTGGAGGACATGGAGCCCGACCGCGAGGCCATGCGCGCCGCCGCCGCCCACGGCTTCTCCACCGCGACCGATCTTGCCGACTGGCTCGTGCGCGTCCTCGGCCTGCCCTTCCGCGAGGCCCATCACGTGACGGGCTCGCTGGTGTCCAGGGCCGAGCAGGCCGGTATCGACCTCAAGGACCTGCCGCTCGCGGCCATGCAGGAGGTCGAGCCGCGCATCACCGACGATGTGTTCTCCGTGCTCTCCGTGGAGGCCTCCGTCGCCTCGCGCGAGAGCCTCGGCGGCACCGCGCCCGACAATGTCCGCCGCGAGGCGGAGCGCTGGCTCAAGGCGCTCAAGGGCTAGGACCGGTTGTCCTTTGCACCGGGCGTCATTTTCGGAAGGCTGTCACGCGCCTTTTGACATTCACTGTCCGTCATTCCCGCGAAAGCGGGAATCCATGGGCTCGTGAGGGCCGTGGATCCCCGCTTTCGCGGGGATGACGATGGAAAACAGGCTCGAAAGACGTGAAATCCGTCCCTGTATTGCTCCCCCTTGGACTGCACGGCTTCGTTGGAGTACAAGGGCATCAGCATCTTGCGGCAGATCGAGGAGGGCCCGTCCAGTGCGCCAGACCGGTATCATCGCGTTCCTGATCGCGCTCGGGCTCGCGGTCGCCTCCTGCGGCGTGCGCGGCGATCTCGACCCCCCGCCCGGCGCCGACCAGCAGAAACCGGACGAGCCCTTCATTCTCGATCCCGTCATCCAGTAGCCTTCGCACCGCCACTCACAAGGCCGCCACCGCCATGCATTTCTTCGCCTACCGGGATGGCGTGCTCCACGCCGAGGACACCGACCTGCGCGCCATCGCGGAGGCCGTGGGCACGCCCTTCTACTGCTATTCCACCGCGACGCTCGAACGGCACTACCGCGTCTTCGCGGAGCCCTTCGAGGGATCGGACTATCTCGTCTGCTACTCGCCCAAGGCCAATTCCAACCAGGCCGTGATCAAGACGCTCGCCGACATGGGCGCGGGCGCCGACGTGGTCTCGGAGGGCGAGCTGCGCCGGGCGCGCGCGGCGGGCATTCCGGGCGAACGCATCGTCTTCTCCGGGGTCGGCAAGACGCGCGAGGAGATGGCCTATGCTCTGTCGGAGAACATTCTCTGCTTCAATGTGGAATCGGAGCCCGAGCTCGCGCTGCTGAACGAGGTGGCGCTCGCGGCGGGCCGGACGGCACCCGTCTCCATCCGCATCAATCCGGATGTCGACGCACGCACCCACGCCAAGATCTCCACCGGCAAGGCGGAAGACAAGTTCGGCATCTCCTGGCTCCATGCCGAGGAGGTCTATCGCCACGCCGCCGCCATGCCGGGCCTCAAGGTGAAGGGCGTCGACATGCATATCGGCAGCCAGATCACCGACCTCGAACCCTTCGAGCAGGCCTGCACGCTGATCGCCGACCTGGTGGGCCGCCTGCGCGCGGCGGGCCACGAGATCGAGCATGTCGATGTCGGCGGCGGCCTCGGCATCCCCTATCGCGACGGCGATCCCGAGCCGCCCCGGCCGGAGGTCTATGCGCAGCTCGTCCGCCGCTTCTTCGAGCCGCTCGGCTGCCGCATGATCATGGAGCCGGGCCGCCTCATCGCCGGCAATGCCGGCATCCTGGTGACCAGAGTGGTCTATGTGAAGCACGGCGACGCCCGCAGCTTCGTCATCGTCGATGCCGCGATGAACGACCTGATCCGCCCGACGCTCTACGAGGCCTATCACGAGATCCGGCCGGTGGCGGAGCCCGCACCGCACGGCGACACCATCGTCGCCGACGTGGTCGGCCCGGTCTGCGAGAGCGGCGACTATCTCGCCCGGCGCCGGCAGCTTGCCGAACCGAAGCCCGGCGACCTGCTCGCCGTCATGACCGCCGGGGCCTATGGCGCGGTGCTGTCGGGCACCTACAATACGCGCCGGCTGGTGCCGGAAGTCATGGTGCGCGGCGCGCAGCATTCCGTCGTGCGCCGGCGCCCGACCTACGAGGAGCTGATCGGGCTCGACAGCCTCGCGGCGTGGCAGGACGCCTGAGCCCCCTCGCGCAGATGTGAGCCCGGCCGGTTTCCGATGGGGCTGCCGCGGAGCGGGGACTCTGTGCTAGACTGTCCGGCGACATGAGCAAGACACCGGACCCGGACAGGATCCTCGCCGGTAAGATTGCGCGGGCCAAGCTCGTCCTGTTCTTCGAGGCTGTGTGGACGGCGCTGTTTCCGGCCCTTGCGATCCTAGGCGCATTGGCGCTCGCCATTCTGACGGGCGCGCTGGATCTGTTGCCGACGCTCCTGCGCCTCGGTGTCCTCGCCCTCTTCCTCGTGGCGCTCGGCTGGTCGCTGCGCCCGCTCCTCCAGATCCGCTGGCCGGGCGAGGACGACGCCCTGCGCCGGCTGGAGACGCGCTCCGGCCTGCCGCATCGCCCGGCGACCTCCTATCGCGACACCCTGCCCGACGACGAGCGGGCGCCGGCCACGAGCCAGGCGCTCTGGGCGGCGCACAAGGCGCGGCTGGTGCGCCTGCTCGACGGGCTGAAGGCCGGCTGGCCGCGGTCCGCCCTTGCCGAGCGCGACCCCTACGCGCTGCGCTACGCGCTCGCGCTCTGCCTCATCGCGGTACTCGCGCTCACCTCCGACGAATGGACGAGCCGGATCGAGCAGGCCGTCCGCCTCGACGCCCCGGCGGCGGCGCGCACGGTCTCTCTCGACGCCTGGATCACGCCGCCCGCCTATACCGGCAAGCCGCCGATCTTCCTTGCCGGCCCCTCCGCCGCCGAGGACGCCACCGCTCCGCGCGAGGAGATCATCGTGCCGGAAGGCAGCGAGCTCGTCATCCGGCTGAACGGCGCGAGCGAACCGACCGTGCGCTTCTCCGGCACGGGCCAGCAGGCCGAAACGGTCGTGCTCGACGAGCAGAAGGTGCCGCGCGCCGCCCGCGAGAGCGTCCACGAGCTGCGCGAGACGCTCAAGCGCCCGGCCTATGTGACGGTGTCCGACAATGGCGACCGGCTCGGCTCATGGGAGCTCGCCATCCTGCCCGACAGCCCGCCCAAGGCGGAGATCCGGGGGGATCCGGCAATCACGGCCTCGCGCGCCCTGCGCTTCGACTATCGCGCGCGCGACGATTACGGCGTGACCGGCCTTGAGGCGGCATTCGACCTCTCCGACAACCAGAACGGCGAGGAAGGCGTCGATTCGGCGGGCCTGTTCATGTTCGACCCGCCCGATTTCGAGATCACCCTGCCCCGCGCCAATACCCGTGAGGCCAACAGCAGCGCGTTCCGGGACCTCACCGCGCATCCCTGGGCGGGTTTCGCGGTCGACATGCGCCTGAGGGCGACGGACGCCGCCGGCCAGACGGGCACCAGCGAGCCCGTCACCTTCACCCTGCCCGAACGCGAATTCCGCGAGCCGCTGGCAAGGGCCCTCATCGAGCAACGCCGCAAGCTCATTCTCGACG from the Kaustia mangrovi genome contains:
- a CDS encoding electron transfer flavoprotein subunit beta/FixA family protein — protein: MKILVPVKRVVDYNVKIRVKADGSGVELANVKMSMNPFDEIAVEEAVRLKEAGKAEEVVAISVGPQQAQETIRTALAMGADRGILVKHDETVEPLAVAKILKGIVEEEAPGLVILGKQAIDDDSNQTGQMLAALLGWPQATFASELELEDGHAKVTREIDGGLQVIRVKTPCILTTDLRLNEPRYASLPNIMKAKKKPIDEKAPADFGVDCAPRLTVLDTAEPPKRQGGVKVSSVTELVDKLKNEAGVI
- a CDS encoding electron transfer flavoprotein subunit alpha/FixB family protein is translated as MAVLLIAEHDNSEVKDATHKALAAAKELGGDIHVLVAGKDCGAAADQAAKLDGVAKVLKCDDAMFERPLAEPMAALIVGLADGYDTLIAPATTNGKNYMPRVAALLDVMQISDITAVKSPTSFERPIYAGNAIQTVETSDAKKVITVRTAAFQPVGEGGSASLEDVAAPENPGLSEYIEENLTKSDRPELTSARIVISGGRGMQSGDNFHMLEKVADKLGAAVGASRAAVDAGFVPNDYQVGQTGKVVSPELYVAVGISGAIQHLAGMKDSKVIVAINKDDEAPIFQVADYGLVADLFQAVPELEEELSKAGY
- a CDS encoding 3-hydroxybutyryl-CoA dehydrogenase is translated as MEIRKVGVIGAGQMGNGIAHVCAVAGFDVGLNDISRERIESALATINGNLARQARGGKISEEARKAALDRISIVDTYEGLADCDLIIESAVEEEEIKRKIFSELCPVLPETTLIATNTSSISITRLAASTDRPEQFMGIHFMNPVPVMELVELIRGIATDDETFTSAREFVAKLDKTAAVAEDFPAFIVNRILLPMINEAVYTLYEGVGTVEAIDTAMRLGAHHPMGPLELADFIGLDTCLSIMQVLYEGLADSKYRPCPLLVKYVEAGWLGRKTQRGFYDYRGETPVPTR
- a CDS encoding GFA family protein, which produces MTAAHMPLAGACRCGRIGLEISAPPVMTSACHCRGCQRMSASAFSLSAMVPAQAFRVMGGEPVKGGAMSPQIDHYFCPDCKTWMFTEIAGLDGLVNVRSTMLDDPAWSRPFIETMTAEKLAWARTPARHSYEGFPPPEDFGRLLEEFAAER
- a CDS encoding TlpA family protein disulfide reductase, translated to MPEQENPRRKFRIAMLSLAAVAIVAVGAALYLMSAPERNGADGPAVAAGDAEPLDPALASGAVSAFVVKETPAPVPEISFKDAEGGPRTLKDWRGRVVLLNLWATWCAPCREEMPALAKLQKELGGEDFEVVAVSIDREGGKVAGPFLEEVGATNLALYQDPSTKILNALMAPGLPTTLLIDRQGHELGRLMGPAVWDSQEAKALVSAVIADGKTAE
- the argH gene encoding argininosuccinate lyase; translated protein: MTNRMWGGRFAGTPSEIMEEINASIAFDQRFFAQDIAGSKAHCAMLAETGIISAEDAAEITGGLDRIQRDMEAGAFTFSRALEDIHMNIEARLAELIGPAAGRLHTARSRNDQVATDFRLYVRDTVDHLDEQLAGLQRALAKKAAAHADTIMPGFTHLQTAQPVTFGHHCLAYVEMAARDRGRFADARRRMNESPLGAAALAGTSFPIDRDMTARTLGFDAPMRNSLDAVSARDFVLETLATAAIAATHLSRFAEELVIWSSAQFRFVRLSDRFTTGSSIMPQKRNPDAAELVRAKAGRVIGALATLMVVMKGLPLAYSKDMQEDKEPAFDALDTLSLAIAAMTGMVEDMEPDREAMRAAAAHGFSTATDLADWLVRVLGLPFREAHHVTGSLVSRAEQAGIDLKDLPLAAMQEVEPRITDDVFSVLSVEASVASRESLGGTAPDNVRREAERWLKALKG
- the lptM gene encoding LPS translocon maturation chaperone LptM, with translation MRQTGIIAFLIALGLAVASCGVRGDLDPPPGADQQKPDEPFILDPVIQ
- the lysA gene encoding diaminopimelate decarboxylase, whose protein sequence is MHFFAYRDGVLHAEDTDLRAIAEAVGTPFYCYSTATLERHYRVFAEPFEGSDYLVCYSPKANSNQAVIKTLADMGAGADVVSEGELRRARAAGIPGERIVFSGVGKTREEMAYALSENILCFNVESEPELALLNEVALAAGRTAPVSIRINPDVDARTHAKISTGKAEDKFGISWLHAEEVYRHAAAMPGLKVKGVDMHIGSQITDLEPFEQACTLIADLVGRLRAAGHEIEHVDVGGGLGIPYRDGDPEPPRPEVYAQLVRRFFEPLGCRMIMEPGRLIAGNAGILVTRVVYVKHGDARSFVIVDAAMNDLIRPTLYEAYHEIRPVAEPAPHGDTIVADVVGPVCESGDYLARRRQLAEPKPGDLLAVMTAGAYGAVLSGTYNTRRLVPEVMVRGAQHSVVRRRPTYEELIGLDSLAAWQDA
- a CDS encoding TIGR02302 family protein, producing the protein MSKTPDPDRILAGKIARAKLVLFFEAVWTALFPALAILGALALAILTGALDLLPTLLRLGVLALFLVALGWSLRPLLQIRWPGEDDALRRLETRSGLPHRPATSYRDTLPDDERAPATSQALWAAHKARLVRLLDGLKAGWPRSALAERDPYALRYALALCLIAVLALTSDEWTSRIEQAVRLDAPAAARTVSLDAWITPPAYTGKPPIFLAGPSAAEDATAPREEIIVPEGSELVIRLNGASEPTVRFSGTGQQAETVVLDEQKVPRAARESVHELRETLKRPAYVTVSDNGDRLGSWELAILPDSPPKAEIRGDPAITASRALRFDYRARDDYGVTGLEAAFDLSDNQNGEEGVDSAGLFMFDPPDFEITLPRANTREANSSAFRDLTAHPWAGFAVDMRLRATDAAGQTGTSEPVTFTLPEREFREPLARALIEQRRKLILDADQQPVVARALEALTIYPDGTIERSGVYLGIRTVYLNLLRAESREDIASVIDLLWEIALSVEDGNLSLAERELRAVQKELEKALAENAPAERIEELMAKLRQALDRYLKAMVEQAIRNAQRDGMNPDEMAEAVRPQDLGQMLDTLENLARSGARDAAQELLSQLDNILRNLRPNLMSRMSPQRNTPMARALDELGQMMNRQQGLMDETFRMPEEGDSQRGQSRNGQNDPSQSLSGQQGALGEMLRDFLSQLQRQGLDAPSSLGQAEEAMRGATEALRGREKGEALGQQGEALDKMRQGAQAMAEQMMQQGEGSTGNFGRHGEGSRGDNLDPLGRPRRWQGEQYGENRDVVPNEMEIQRAREILRSLRQKLNDPLRPGFERDYFERLLRNIY